A genomic stretch from Hyla sarda isolate aHylSar1 chromosome 1 unlocalized genomic scaffold, aHylSar1.hap1 SUPER_1_unloc_9, whole genome shotgun sequence includes:
- the LOC130298308 gene encoding DNA damage-regulated autophagy modulator protein 1-like, protein MELKGLGFVPLLLAFWCAAWLATSYIVTVVLGHAASPLMHISDVGNFFPESILLRIGFIGTSIGTLVLTFLIYKYMVMHTEEFRGHQVLIQRILLAIVWASCFGTAVMHVLSPEEYPRIHFVSTIISITCEALYYLGQSIQMYKLPGANKVIRHSRCTCCGLTFTCAIFYFGYKTLQELFYDDEDWDEIREITTIIIEWVMLLLILINIVTYYSTMQRLMLTVSRNSCKLSLRVRIDDFGV, encoded by the exons atggagctaaaaggtttggggttcgtcccccttctgttggcgttttggtgtgcggcctggcttgccaccagctacatcgtgacggtcgtcctcggccatgccgcctcgccactgatgcacatcag tgacgtgggaaatttctttcccgaaagcatattattgagaattggtttcatagggacatccattggcactttggtactaacctttcttatttataagtatatggttatgcatactgaagagttcaggggtcatcaggtcctgatccagaggatcctgctggccattgtgtgggcctcctgttttggtacagctgtcatgcatgtattgtcccccgaagaatatcccaggatacactttgtcagcacgataatttccattacatgtgaagccttatactaccttgggcagtccatccagatgtataaattaccaggagcaaacaaagtcatccgccatagtagatgcacctgctgtggcctgacttttacctgcgcaattttctactttggatataaaacattacaggaattattctatgatgatgaagactgggacgagatccgtgaaatcaccaccataatcatcgagtgggtgatgcttctactgatcctgataaacatcgtgacctattattccaccatgcagaggttaatgttaaccgtctccaggaacagctgcaaactctctcttagagtaagaattgatgacttcggggtgtag